The Engystomops pustulosus chromosome 4, aEngPut4.maternal, whole genome shotgun sequence genome contains a region encoding:
- the LRRC4 gene encoding leucine-rich repeat-containing protein 4 has product MNFLWLVTVHHTWKVLFSVIYLMVQVWIPCAAFSGQQNCPSVCSCSNQFSKVVCTRRGLSEVPQGIPSNTRYLNLMENNIHMIQADTFRHLHHLEVLQLGRNIIRQIEVGAFNGLASLNTLELFDNRLTVIPSGAFEYLSKLRELWLRNNPIESIPSYAFNRVPSLMRLDLGELKKLEYISEGAFEGLYNLKYLNLGMCNIRDMPNLTPLIGLEELEISGNNFPEIKPGSFHGLRALKKLWIMNSQINIIERNAFDDLTSLVELNLAHNNLSSLPHELFAHLRYLVELHLHHNPWDCDCDVLWLSLWLREYIPTNSTCCGRCHSPPQMKGKYVVEVDHSSFQCSAPFIMDAPRDLNISEGRVAELKCRTSAMSSVRWLLPNGTVLSHASNHPRISILNDGTLNFSHVLLTDTGVYTCMVTNVAGNSNASAYLNVSTAELNTSNYSFFTTVTVETTDMAPEDISMIIKPVPTTSTGYQPAYTTTTTVLVQTTKMPKQVAVPTLDTSDKTQTSLDEVMKTTKIIIGCFVAVTLLAAAMLIVFYKLRKRHQQRSTVAAARTVEIIQVDEDIPSGSPTGVSGEGPVVLPTIHDHMNYNTYKPAHHGAHWTANSIGNSLHSTITTISEPYIIQTHTKEKVQETQI; this is encoded by the coding sequence ATGAATTTCTTGTGGCTGGTAACTGTGCACCATACCTGGAAGGTCCTGTTTTCTGTAATCTACCTCATGGTGCAAGTGTGGATCCCCTGTGCAGCATTTTCAGGGCAACAAAACTGCCCATCTGTTTGTTCCTGCAGTAATCAGTTTAGCAAAGTTGTTTGTACGCGCCGTGGCCTCTCTGAAGTACCCCAAGGTATCCCATCTAACACAAGGTACCTCAATCTCATGGAAAACAATATTCATATGATCCAAGCGGACACATTCAGACATCTCCATCACTTAGAAGTTCTACAACTTGGACGAAATATTATCCGTCAAATAGAGGTTGGGGCTTTTAACGGTTTGGCTAGCCTCAACACTTTGGAGTTGTTTGACAACAGGTTGACTGTAATACCTAGTGGGGCATTTGAATATCTTTCCAAACTGAGAGAATTGTGGCTCAGGAATAACCCCATTGAAAGTATACCATCCTATGCTTTCAACAGAGTCCCTTCACTAATGCGTCTGGACCTAGGAGAGCTAAAAAAGTTGGAATACATTTCCGAAGGGGCATTTGAGGGATTGTACAATCTGAAGTACCTTAACCTTGGAATGTGTAATATTAGAGACATGCCCAACCTCACACCCTTGATAGGCCTAGAGGAACTAGAGATCTCTGGCAACAACTTTCCTGAAATCAAACCAGGATCGTTTCATGGATTAAGAGCACTAAAAAAGCTATGGATAATGAACTCTCAAATAAACATTATAGAGCGCAATGCTTTTGATGACCTGACATCTTTAGTAGAATTAAACTTGGCCCATAACAACTTATCCTCCCTTCCACATGAACTTTTTGCTCATTTGAGGTATTTGGTGGAATTGCACTTGCACCACAATCCATGGGACTGTGACTGTGATGTTCTTTGGCTCTCCTTGTGGCTCCGCGAATATATTCCCACAAACTCCACGTGCTGTGGTCGCTGTCATTCGCCACCACAAATGAAGGGGAAGTACGTGGTTGAGGTGGACCACTCATCGTTCCAGTGCTCAGCCCCTTTTATAATGGACGCTCCTAGGGATTTAAATATCTCAGAAGGAAGAGTGGCAGAACTCAAGTGTAGAACTTCAGCAATGTCATCAGTTAGGTGGCTGCTACCCAATGGTACTGTGCTGAGCCACGCTTCCAACCATCCACGGATCTCCATACTCAATGATGGAACGTTAAATTTCTCACATGTATTGCTTACTGACACTGGAGTCTACACATGCATGGTAACTAACGTTGCAGGAAACTCCAATGCTTCGGCCTATCTCAATGTCAGTACTGCAGAGCTCAATACTTCCAACTACAGCTTCTTCACTACCGTCACTGTGGAGACAACAGATATGGCTCCTGAAGACATCTCAATGATAATCAAGCCAGTGCCAACCACTTCCACTGGATATCAGCCAGCATATACCACTACCACCACAGTGCTCGTCCAAACCACCAAAATGCCAAAACAGGTGGCAGTCCCAACTTTAGACACTAGCGACAAAACGCAAACTAGCTTGGATGAGGTAATGAAGACCACTAAAATAATCATTGGCTGCTTTGTGGCAGTCACACTTTTGGCAGCCGCTATGCTAATAGTATTTTACAAACTAAGAAAGCGGCATCAACAACGAAGCACTGTAGCAGCTGCACGAACTGTCGAGATAATTCAAGTGGATGAGGACATCCCAAGTGGGAGTCCAACAGGAGTATCAGGTGAGGGGCCAGTAGTTTTGCCAACCATTCACGACCATATGAACTACAACACCTACAAGCCAGCACACCATGGGGCCCATTGGACGGCTAACAGTATCGGTAATTCTCTACACTCCACAATTACAACTATCTCGGAACCTTATATCATTCAGACCCACACAAAAGAGAAGGTACAGGAAACTCAAATAtga